In a single window of the Pyramidobacter porci genome:
- a CDS encoding cobalt-precorrin 5A hydrolase — MTVLHAVAFTRDGTELARLIAARLGGRAWAPSRYAGGDVSPLTGSIAVWTRERFSASDALVFVSACGIAVRAVAPCLKDKTHDPAVVCLDDRGKNVISLLSGHLGGANELARRVAALTGGRAVVTTATDVHEVEAVDVWAKENDCAIENIGAVKSVSAAALDGEKIGVAVTEMKQPAPWPVTLWLRPRNLVLGAGCKRGTALEDLRAALDDFLSGAGVSKLSLCALASIDLKKDEPGLANLARELSVPFVTFPAAELAAVPGRFSHSQKVLDVTGVDNVCERAAVLASGFGPLLRGKTRYPGVTFALARRKFFDHTEKADPSMKNVSDTGAQA, encoded by the coding sequence ATGACGGTCCTTCACGCCGTCGCCTTCACGCGCGACGGGACGGAACTGGCACGGCTGATCGCCGCCCGTCTCGGCGGACGGGCCTGGGCCCCGTCCCGCTACGCCGGCGGAGACGTTTCGCCTTTGACGGGCTCGATTGCTGTCTGGACGCGCGAACGTTTTTCCGCCAGCGACGCGCTCGTGTTCGTCTCGGCCTGCGGCATCGCCGTGCGCGCCGTCGCCCCGTGCCTGAAGGACAAGACGCACGACCCCGCGGTCGTCTGTCTCGACGATCGGGGGAAGAATGTGATTTCGCTGCTTTCGGGGCACCTCGGCGGCGCCAACGAGCTGGCGCGCCGCGTCGCGGCGCTGACGGGGGGGCGCGCCGTCGTCACCACGGCGACCGACGTCCACGAGGTGGAAGCCGTGGACGTATGGGCCAAAGAGAACGACTGCGCCATCGAAAATATCGGCGCGGTCAAGAGCGTTTCCGCGGCCGCGCTCGACGGCGAAAAAATCGGCGTCGCCGTCACCGAAATGAAACAGCCCGCGCCCTGGCCGGTGACGCTGTGGCTGCGGCCGCGCAACCTTGTGCTCGGCGCCGGCTGTAAGCGCGGCACGGCGCTGGAGGATTTGCGCGCGGCGCTGGACGACTTTTTAAGCGGCGCGGGCGTCTCGAAATTGTCGCTTTGCGCGCTGGCTTCCATTGATCTGAAAAAGGACGAACCCGGCTTGGCGAATTTGGCGCGCGAGCTGAGCGTCCCCTTTGTCACGTTCCCGGCAGCGGAACTTGCCGCCGTGCCGGGGCGGTTCTCCCATTCGCAAAAAGTCCTCGACGTCACGGGCGTGGACAACGTTTGCGAGCGAGCGGCCGTTCTGGCTTCGGGCTTCGGCCCTCTGTTGCGCGGCAAAACGCGCTATCCCGGCGTCACCTTCGCGCTGGCGCGGCGAAAATTTTTCGATCACACGGAAAAGGCGGACCCATCCATGAAGAACGTTTCTGATACGGGGGCGCAAGCATGA
- the cbiE gene encoding precorrin-6y C5,15-methyltransferase (decarboxylating) subunit CbiE translates to MRNKLFVVGVGPGSADQLTSAARETIRRAGLVVAAPRHRALADGHPNVAALGKFEETFAAVDAALEQGSVAVLVSGDPGVFSLLPLLKKRFPGDDLEVIPGVSSLQSLCAAARETWIDAVVLSGHGRDLSEAKLLDAADQNGKTIFFCGPQWNPRRLCRLLADWDMNHLRLTVGERLSYGDQRLSRGTPAELAAREYDDLSLVLIENPSPWSVPPARPRDADFLRADAPMTRETVRSAILDELRLRRDSTLWDLGAGTGSVTVAAALFCTDGQVCAVEKNPDAAALVARNVKKFHRHNVALYEGDNAAVLPSLPRPTHVFVGGSGSELPELLRAVAALGGGIRVVVSAVAFKTYAAAAEILAGAGFRDFDAVQVAVGRAKKIGGTFIMAAQNPVTVFSAFTASQKEGR, encoded by the coding sequence ATGCGCAATAAACTTTTCGTCGTCGGCGTCGGTCCCGGCAGCGCCGATCAACTGACGTCCGCCGCGCGGGAAACGATCCGGCGCGCGGGACTCGTGGTCGCCGCGCCGCGTCACCGCGCGCTGGCGGACGGGCACCCCAACGTCGCCGCCCTCGGCAAATTCGAGGAAACGTTCGCCGCCGTCGACGCCGCGCTCGAACAAGGCTCCGTGGCCGTGCTCGTCTCCGGCGACCCGGGCGTGTTCAGTTTACTGCCGCTGCTCAAAAAACGCTTTCCCGGAGACGACCTCGAGGTGATCCCCGGTGTCAGCTCGCTGCAAAGCCTGTGCGCCGCCGCGCGCGAGACGTGGATCGACGCTGTCGTCCTCTCCGGACACGGGCGCGATCTCAGCGAGGCGAAACTGCTCGACGCCGCCGACCAGAACGGAAAAACGATCTTCTTCTGCGGGCCGCAGTGGAACCCGCGCCGCCTCTGCCGCCTGCTCGCCGACTGGGACATGAACCACCTGCGCCTCACCGTCGGCGAGCGCCTCAGTTACGGCGATCAGCGCCTCAGCCGCGGTACTCCCGCGGAACTGGCGGCGCGGGAGTACGACGACCTGTCGCTCGTTTTGATCGAGAATCCTTCGCCGTGGAGCGTGCCGCCAGCGCGGCCGCGGGACGCCGATTTTCTCCGCGCTGACGCGCCGATGACGCGCGAGACGGTGCGCTCGGCGATCCTCGACGAGCTGCGCCTGCGCCGCGATTCGACGCTCTGGGATCTGGGCGCGGGCACCGGCTCGGTGACGGTCGCCGCCGCCCTGTTCTGTACGGACGGGCAGGTCTGCGCCGTGGAGAAAAATCCCGACGCCGCGGCGCTGGTCGCCCGCAACGTCAAAAAGTTCCACCGGCACAACGTCGCGCTGTACGAGGGCGACAACGCCGCCGTGCTGCCGTCGCTGCCGCGCCCCACGCACGTCTTCGTCGGCGGCAGCGGCTCCGAACTGCCGGAACTCCTGCGCGCCGTCGCCGCGCTCGGCGGAGGGATCCGCGTCGTCGTCTCGGCGGTGGCGTTCAAGACCTACGCGGCCGCGGCCGAGATCCTCGCCGGAGCCGGTTTTCGCGATTTCGACGCCGTGCAGGTAGCCGTCGGCCGCGCAAAGAAAATCGGCGGCACGTTTATCATGGCCGCTCAAAATCCCGTTACGGTCTTTTCGGCGTTCACCGCCTCTCAGAAAGAAGGACGATAA
- the cobJ gene encoding precorrin-3B C(17)-methyltransferase has protein sequence MIYVVGLGPGGEDQLTPRALAALGRCDVIVGYKTYIDLIAPRFKGRKELVVSPMKGEVRRCEDALRRSREGCTVGVVSSGDPGVYGMAGIMLEVAAGHEEVIVVPGVTAACAAAAVLGAPLTHDFAVVSLSDLLTPWELIARRLEAAAAGDFVICLYNPMSHGRPDNLRLACETLLKTKSPDTAAGWVRSAGRDGEEAHLTTLGELAGEKLDMFCTAIVGSSATKVVGGRLVTPRGYQRP, from the coding sequence ATGATCTACGTCGTCGGCCTCGGCCCCGGAGGCGAAGACCAGCTGACGCCGCGCGCGCTCGCGGCGCTGGGGCGGTGCGACGTCATCGTCGGCTACAAAACGTACATCGACCTGATCGCGCCCCGTTTCAAAGGGCGCAAGGAACTGGTCGTCTCGCCCATGAAGGGCGAAGTGCGGCGCTGCGAGGACGCGCTGCGCCGTTCGCGGGAGGGCTGTACGGTCGGCGTCGTTTCCAGCGGCGACCCCGGCGTGTACGGCATGGCGGGCATCATGCTCGAAGTGGCGGCGGGACATGAGGAAGTCATCGTCGTGCCAGGCGTCACGGCGGCCTGCGCCGCCGCGGCCGTGCTCGGCGCGCCGCTGACGCACGACTTTGCCGTCGTCAGCCTCAGCGATCTGCTCACGCCGTGGGAGCTGATCGCGCGCCGCCTCGAAGCGGCCGCGGCCGGCGATTTCGTGATCTGCCTCTACAACCCCATGAGCCATGGACGCCCTGACAACTTGCGCCTTGCCTGCGAAACGCTGCTGAAGACGAAAAGTCCCGATACGGCGGCCGGATGGGTGCGCAGCGCCGGGCGCGACGGCGAAGAGGCGCATCTGACCACGCTGGGCGAACTCGCCGGCGAGAAGCTCGACATGTTCTGTACGGCCATCGTCGGCAGCAGCGCCACGAAAGTCGTCGGCGGCCGCCTCGTCACGCCGCGCGGCTATCAGCGGCCATGA
- a CDS encoding FecCD family ABC transporter permease has translation MPPSPVGNLERWRSQLRARYFRLGAALGVLLFLTALWRITQGEWNIPLSRVFELLSPFLPAAESETAEALVIRAVRLPRFFAAMGAGGLLAVSGAVLQGLLANPLAEPYTLGIASGAAFGGALGFFFNHLAVTPMAFAGALGSLALVNLIARKSGGSGAYLVLAGIVANAVLSAGVTFLKAVADDKLGAIVLWLMGSFSGASPAAARLVWLGAAITLVPAWLCGRRLDAVSLGEGQGEMLGIDERKLRRRLLCASSLGTAVTVSSFGIIGFVGLVAPHILRVLIGPSHRPLLIFSFLTGGLMLALADGAAQRMGELPVGVLTALIGGPFFCWILVKRK, from the coding sequence ATGCCGCCGTCGCCTGTCGGAAATCTCGAACGCTGGCGTTCGCAGCTTCGCGCGCGATACTTCCGCCTCGGGGCGGCGCTCGGCGTTCTGCTCTTTCTGACGGCGCTGTGGCGGATCACGCAGGGAGAGTGGAACATTCCACTCTCCCGCGTCTTTGAACTGCTCTCGCCGTTTCTTCCGGCGGCCGAGAGCGAGACTGCCGAAGCGCTGGTGATCCGCGCCGTCCGTCTGCCGAGATTTTTCGCGGCGATGGGCGCCGGCGGGCTGCTCGCCGTCTCGGGCGCAGTCCTTCAGGGACTGCTGGCCAATCCGCTGGCGGAACCCTACACGCTGGGCATCGCTTCGGGCGCGGCGTTCGGCGGTGCGCTGGGATTTTTCTTCAATCATCTGGCGGTAACGCCGATGGCTTTTGCCGGCGCGCTCGGCTCGCTGGCGCTGGTCAATCTGATCGCGCGCAAGAGCGGCGGCAGCGGCGCCTATCTGGTGCTGGCGGGGATTGTCGCCAACGCCGTGCTCTCGGCGGGCGTGACGTTCCTCAAAGCCGTCGCCGACGACAAGCTGGGCGCGATCGTGCTCTGGCTGATGGGCAGCTTCTCCGGCGCTTCGCCCGCGGCGGCGCGGCTGGTTTGGCTGGGCGCGGCGATCACGCTGGTTCCGGCGTGGCTCTGCGGACGCCGGCTCGATGCCGTTTCGCTCGGAGAAGGGCAGGGGGAAATGCTCGGCATCGACGAAAGAAAATTGCGCCGCCGGCTGCTCTGCGCTTCGTCGCTGGGAACGGCCGTGACCGTCAGCAGCTTCGGCATCATCGGTTTCGTGGGGCTTGTGGCTCCGCACATCCTGCGCGTTTTGATCGGGCCTTCGCACCGGCCGTTGCTGATTTTCAGTTTTTTGACCGGCGGGCTGATGCTGGCGCTCGCCGACGGAGCGGCGCAGCGCATGGGAGAACTGCCCGTCGGCGTGCTGACGGCGTTGATCGGCGGTCCTTTTTTCTGCTGGATCCTGGTGAAGAGAAAATGA
- the cobM gene encoding precorrin-4 C(11)-methyltransferase, whose translation MIHFVGAGPGAPDLITLRGAKLLARAGMVIYAGSLVNSELLNGTPEGCEIYNSASMTLDEVIEKMADADRRGLDVVRLHTGDPSIYGAIREQIDRLKALDVAYDITPGVSSFCAAAAAAEAEYTLPSVSQTLIITRMEGRTPVPPGEKLASLASHRASMALFLSSGLMEETCAALMQGGYAPDTPAAVVYKASWPEQKVLRGAVSTIAAMAAESGVRNTALILVGRFLGDDYELSKLYDDSFSHSFRKASQ comes from the coding sequence ATGATCCACTTTGTCGGAGCCGGCCCCGGCGCGCCCGACCTGATCACGCTGCGCGGCGCGAAACTGCTGGCGCGGGCGGGCATGGTGATCTACGCCGGTTCGCTGGTCAATTCCGAACTGCTGAACGGCACGCCCGAGGGCTGCGAAATTTACAACAGCGCTTCGATGACGCTGGACGAGGTGATAGAGAAAATGGCCGACGCCGACCGGCGCGGCCTCGACGTAGTGCGCCTGCACACCGGCGACCCGTCGATCTACGGCGCGATCCGCGAGCAGATCGACCGGCTCAAGGCGCTGGACGTCGCCTACGACATCACGCCCGGCGTCAGCTCGTTTTGCGCCGCCGCGGCCGCCGCGGAAGCGGAATACACGCTGCCGTCCGTCAGCCAGACGCTCATCATCACGCGCATGGAAGGGCGCACGCCGGTGCCGCCCGGCGAGAAGCTGGCGTCGCTGGCCTCTCACAGGGCCTCGATGGCTCTGTTCCTTTCCTCCGGCCTAATGGAAGAGACCTGCGCGGCGCTGATGCAGGGCGGTTACGCGCCCGACACGCCCGCGGCCGTGGTCTACAAGGCGTCGTGGCCCGAACAGAAGGTGCTGCGCGGCGCCGTTTCGACCATCGCGGCCATGGCGGCGGAATCGGGCGTCCGCAACACGGCGCTGATCCTCGTGGGCAGATTTCTCGGCGACGACTACGAGCTGTCGAAGCTTTACGATGACTCGTTCTCGCACAGTTTCCGCAAGGCCAGCCAATGA
- the cbiD gene encoding cobalt-precorrin-5B (C(1))-methyltransferase CbiD, with protein MELHDSRGLREGFTTGSCAAAAAQASALRLTTGRCPAQVRIVTPVGKELTLDIVEYAFPACGVVKDAGDDPDATDGMTVISSVELGDGDGPINFKAGPGVGVATLPGLKVPVGEAAVNPVPRQMIEEALRAVIGPRSACVTVSIPGGEEKAAHTFNPRLGIAGGLSVLGTTGIVKPYNVESVYASFSLELRTFASSGLKCVGLCFGNSGEKAMRRVWNLGGRVIMHTGNYIGFVLDEALRLKLERALICGHPGKLLKVAAGTFDTYNRTGDGRREALCTQAALAGAGRGVIRKLYESTTTEVAMQIVREEKLDFLWTTLAEVTAKRCRERMFGELAVEAAFIDNQGRLLGASSGAAAFAEELAHAQ; from the coding sequence ATGGAATTACACGATAGCCGCGGCCTGCGCGAAGGCTTCACCACCGGCAGCTGCGCGGCCGCGGCCGCCCAGGCTTCGGCGTTGCGTCTCACGACGGGGCGGTGCCCCGCGCAGGTGCGCATCGTCACGCCCGTCGGCAAGGAACTGACGCTCGACATCGTCGAGTACGCTTTTCCGGCCTGCGGCGTCGTCAAGGACGCCGGAGACGACCCCGACGCCACCGACGGCATGACGGTGATCTCGTCGGTAGAGCTGGGTGACGGCGACGGCCCCATCAATTTCAAGGCCGGCCCGGGCGTGGGCGTCGCGACGCTGCCGGGGCTGAAAGTCCCCGTCGGCGAAGCGGCCGTCAATCCCGTGCCGCGCCAAATGATCGAAGAGGCGCTGCGCGCCGTCATCGGGCCGCGCAGCGCCTGCGTCACCGTCTCCATCCCCGGCGGCGAAGAAAAGGCCGCGCACACGTTCAACCCCCGTCTCGGCATCGCCGGCGGCCTTTCGGTGTTGGGCACCACGGGCATCGTCAAGCCGTACAACGTCGAGTCGGTCTACGCTTCGTTCTCGCTGGAACTGAGAACGTTCGCCTCGTCGGGGCTGAAGTGCGTCGGCCTGTGCTTCGGCAACAGCGGCGAAAAGGCCATGCGGCGCGTCTGGAACCTCGGCGGGCGCGTCATCATGCACACCGGCAACTACATCGGCTTCGTGCTCGACGAGGCGCTGCGGCTCAAGCTCGAACGCGCGCTGATCTGCGGCCACCCCGGCAAACTGCTCAAGGTCGCCGCGGGGACGTTCGACACCTACAACCGCACCGGCGACGGCCGCCGCGAAGCGCTCTGCACGCAGGCCGCTCTGGCAGGAGCCGGGCGCGGCGTGATCAGGAAACTTTACGAGAGCACCACGACCGAGGTGGCCATGCAGATCGTCCGCGAAGAAAAGCTCGATTTCCTCTGGACGACGCTGGCCGAAGTGACGGCAAAGCGCTGCCGCGAGCGGATGTTCGGCGAACTCGCCGTGGAGGCCGCCTTTATCGACAATCAGGGACGCCTGCTGGGCGCGAGTTCCGGCGCGGCGGCCTTCGCGGAGGAACTCGCCCATGCGCAATAA
- a CDS encoding precorrin-2 C(20)-methyltransferase, translating into MKFIVAGVGPGDPGLVTVGALKLIERADLVLSPHSHAERSSVAELAVRPHLPDLKTTPVLFPMTGDAASRDASLKAQLEELRPKWQNAETVVLPVIGDSTLYATGFYLYELWKQLVPALELELSPGISAHCLAAAKSGSFLAMGSEILAVVPATAPRERIVAALKAADAAAVYKPCALRGQLRAAVEEAGPWKKMLRIDRAGLPDQKIFAGGAALEPAAEYFSVLLLWR; encoded by the coding sequence ATGAAATTTATCGTTGCCGGCGTCGGCCCCGGCGATCCTGGGCTTGTCACCGTCGGCGCGCTGAAACTGATCGAGCGGGCCGATCTGGTCCTCAGCCCCCATTCCCACGCGGAGCGGTCCAGCGTGGCCGAACTGGCCGTGCGCCCGCATCTGCCCGATCTGAAAACGACGCCGGTGCTGTTTCCGATGACCGGCGACGCGGCGTCCCGCGACGCCTCGCTGAAAGCGCAGCTGGAAGAACTGCGCCCCAAATGGCAGAACGCCGAAACCGTCGTGCTGCCCGTGATCGGCGACTCCACGCTCTACGCCACGGGGTTCTACCTTTACGAGCTGTGGAAGCAGCTCGTCCCCGCGCTGGAACTCGAACTGTCGCCCGGCATCTCGGCGCACTGTCTGGCCGCGGCGAAGTCCGGCTCGTTCCTCGCCATGGGGAGCGAGATCCTCGCCGTCGTTCCCGCCACGGCGCCCCGCGAACGGATCGTCGCCGCGTTGAAAGCGGCCGACGCCGCCGCGGTCTACAAGCCCTGCGCGCTGCGCGGGCAGCTCCGCGCCGCAGTGGAAGAAGCCGGCCCGTGGAAGAAGATGTTGCGCATCGACCGCGCCGGCCTGCCCGATCAGAAGATTTTCGCGGGCGGCGCGGCGCTGGAGCCGGCCGCGGAATATTTTTCGGTCCTGCTGCTCTGGCGCTGA
- a CDS encoding ABC transporter substrate-binding protein codes for MASIFKKALTIFLVAFVLAAPTAAYERIVSLYPGHTDNIVALGGQSRLVGLSKNDDPSRLPELPRFAPNVGAEALLALKPDLVLTRTLVEKQNPELRGVLERAGVPMMLIDPPSWSGFVAYLRELAPLIGVAPQTAEAQLAQTCDEIRQTAAARRGGRPAPSVFVEATAKELHTCSPDSWAAHLIELAGGANAAAGAEPIRRGSAVAPWGLERVMKLLAEGLDVYLVQHGPMNRASLDEVKARPWAKALAAVTVAQIPEYWLSRPSLLGLTAGGAELIRIFYGE; via the coding sequence ATGGCATCCATCTTCAAAAAAGCGCTGACCATTTTCCTGGTGGCGTTCGTTCTGGCCGCGCCGACGGCGGCTTACGAGCGAATCGTTTCGCTCTATCCGGGACATACCGACAACATCGTGGCGCTGGGCGGACAGTCCCGTCTCGTAGGGCTGTCGAAAAACGACGATCCTTCGCGGCTGCCCGAACTGCCGCGATTCGCCCCCAACGTCGGCGCCGAGGCGCTGCTGGCGCTCAAACCGGATCTCGTGCTGACGCGCACGCTGGTGGAAAAGCAGAATCCCGAGCTGCGCGGCGTGCTCGAACGCGCCGGCGTTCCCATGATGCTCATCGATCCGCCTTCGTGGAGCGGTTTTGTCGCGTATCTGCGCGAACTGGCGCCGCTGATCGGCGTCGCTCCGCAGACGGCGGAAGCGCAGTTGGCACAGACGTGCGATGAAATCCGACAAACAGCGGCGGCGCGCCGCGGCGGCCGCCCCGCGCCTTCGGTCTTCGTCGAAGCTACGGCCAAGGAACTGCACACCTGTTCCCCCGATTCATGGGCGGCGCACCTGATCGAACTGGCCGGAGGCGCGAACGCCGCCGCTGGCGCCGAACCGATCCGCCGCGGCAGCGCCGTCGCCCCCTGGGGGCTGGAACGCGTCATGAAGCTGCTCGCTGAAGGGCTGGACGTTTATCTCGTCCAGCACGGGCCGATGAACCGCGCTTCGCTTGACGAAGTGAAAGCTCGACCATGGGCGAAGGCGCTCGCCGCCGTCACCGTCGCGCAGATCCCAGAATACTGGCTGAGCCGCCCCTCGCTGCTCGGGCTCACGGCGGGCGGCGCGGAACTGATACGAATTTTCTACGGAGAGTGA
- a CDS encoding ABC transporter ATP-binding protein, producing the protein MTAPPLSYRFRGLSVGYGDRDVLGGVSGSIEPGLVTALIGPNGSGKSTLLKTLGGFLPYRGSLALEGREIRRCPRRELGRLLGVVAQQTVLKAAFSVYDVIGFGRLPYQSLLARRLPADDRAIQAAAERLDIAPLLFRPVTELSGGERQRVFLAMVLAQDPSVFLLDEPTSAMDPRQALHAFRLMRELAKRGKTVVVVAHDINAALSCADRYLALRGGELIAAGRADRIDGGVLEKLYDTPFVPYISPEGDKAWHPSSKKR; encoded by the coding sequence ATGACCGCGCCGCCTCTTTCGTATCGTTTCCGCGGGCTCAGCGTCGGCTACGGGGACCGCGACGTCCTCGGAGGCGTTTCCGGTTCGATCGAACCGGGGCTCGTGACGGCTCTGATCGGACCCAACGGCAGCGGCAAAAGTACGCTGCTCAAAACGCTGGGCGGTTTTTTGCCCTATCGGGGCAGCCTCGCGCTGGAGGGACGCGAGATCCGACGCTGTCCTCGCCGAGAGCTGGGACGCCTGCTCGGCGTCGTCGCTCAGCAGACGGTCTTGAAAGCGGCTTTCAGCGTCTACGACGTGATCGGCTTCGGCCGTCTGCCGTACCAGAGCCTGCTGGCGCGGCGCTTGCCCGCGGACGACCGCGCCATCCAGGCGGCGGCCGAGCGTCTGGACATCGCGCCGCTGCTCTTCCGCCCCGTCACCGAGCTTTCCGGCGGCGAGCGGCAGCGCGTGTTTCTCGCCATGGTGCTGGCCCAGGATCCTTCCGTCTTTTTGCTCGACGAACCGACTTCGGCCATGGATCCCCGCCAGGCACTGCACGCGTTCCGCCTGATGCGCGAGCTCGCAAAGCGGGGAAAGACCGTGGTCGTCGTCGCTCACGACATCAACGCCGCGCTGTCCTGCGCCGACCGCTACCTCGCCCTGCGCGGCGGCGAATTGATCGCCGCCGGGCGCGCGGATCGCATCGACGGCGGCGTGCTGGAAAAACTTTACGACACGCCGTTCGTCCCCTACATTTCGCCCGAAGGTGATAAAGCATGGCATCCATCTTCAAAAAAGCGCTGA
- the cobK gene encoding precorrin-6A reductase, with translation MNGRLLVFGGTTEARELLRRGVPAICCVATGYGAKLLDGLENVRVLAGRLDETAMEELIRVENVTHVIDATHPYALEVTKNVRRACARAGVKLLRVTRAKTPLFGDVTAVATPEEAAALLDDGDEKVLLAVGSKELPAFAGVSRAKERLFARVLPTSDVIAQCEALGYDAGHLIAMQGPFSAAMNEQMLEATGAAVLVTKDGGASGGTEEKLRAAQNRGARVILIGRGDEEGATVDEALLWLRREMKLECPPLFPMLLPLEGKKALLIGGGPVALRRAQTLKSCGADVRAVAVSFCEGWDGFDAVVREWRESDLDGAVLAVAATDSREQNRLIAAAAKKRGVPVSVADNAAEGSFYFPALIHCGAAAVSASTGGLDPALTRRLADRLREIWPGIVAEELHRKEENRR, from the coding sequence ATGAACGGGAGGCTGCTGGTCTTCGGCGGCACGACCGAGGCGAGGGAACTGCTGCGCCGCGGCGTGCCGGCCATCTGCTGCGTGGCCACTGGTTACGGCGCGAAACTGCTTGACGGGCTCGAAAACGTGCGCGTGCTCGCGGGTCGTCTCGACGAAACGGCCATGGAAGAATTGATCCGCGTCGAAAACGTCACTCACGTCATCGACGCCACGCACCCTTACGCGCTGGAAGTGACGAAGAACGTGCGCCGCGCCTGCGCACGCGCGGGCGTGAAGCTGCTGCGCGTGACGCGCGCGAAAACGCCGCTGTTCGGCGACGTGACCGCGGTCGCTACGCCGGAGGAAGCGGCGGCGCTGCTCGACGACGGCGACGAGAAAGTTCTGCTCGCGGTGGGCAGCAAAGAGCTGCCGGCCTTCGCGGGCGTAAGCCGCGCAAAGGAGCGTCTTTTCGCCCGCGTGCTGCCCACGTCGGACGTGATCGCCCAATGTGAGGCGCTCGGCTACGACGCCGGGCACCTGATCGCCATGCAGGGGCCGTTCAGCGCCGCCATGAACGAGCAGATGCTCGAAGCTACCGGCGCGGCGGTGCTCGTCACCAAGGACGGCGGCGCGTCCGGCGGTACGGAAGAGAAGCTGCGCGCGGCGCAGAACCGCGGCGCGCGCGTCATTCTCATCGGCCGCGGCGACGAAGAAGGGGCGACCGTCGACGAAGCGCTGCTGTGGCTGCGGCGCGAGATGAAACTTGAATGCCCGCCGCTGTTTCCGATGCTGCTGCCGCTTGAAGGCAAAAAAGCCCTGCTGATCGGCGGCGGCCCCGTCGCCCTGCGGCGCGCGCAGACGCTGAAAAGCTGCGGCGCCGACGTGCGCGCCGTCGCCGTATCGTTCTGCGAAGGCTGGGACGGCTTTGATGCCGTTGTGCGCGAGTGGCGCGAGAGCGATCTCGACGGCGCGGTTCTGGCTGTAGCCGCCACCGACAGCCGCGAACAGAACCGACTGATCGCCGCCGCGGCGAAAAAGCGCGGCGTTCCCGTCAGCGTTGCCGACAACGCCGCCGAAGGGTCGTTTTATTTTCCCGCGCTGATCCACTGCGGCGCGGCCGCCGTATCGGCGTCGACCGGCGGACTCGATCCGGCTCTGACGCGCCGCCTGGCCGACCGCCTCAGAGAGATCTGGCCCGGGATCGTCGCCGAAGAACTCCATAGGAAAGAAGAAAACCGCCGATGA
- a CDS encoding precorrin-8X methylmutase: protein MRPEEIEQASMKTIAAEMDPWRGPGENLPVVMRVIHTTADFEFQKNLRFTPGVVGRAREALRAGTTIVTDTMMAAAGVNKKACRALGVQVACRMSDAAVREEAASRGVTRAVVSMEAAVRETPEAIFAIGNAPTALIRLCELIDAGEARPALVVGVPVGFVNVIESKERLARTAVPSIAAMGRKGGSTVASAILNALLYGITR, encoded by the coding sequence GTGAGACCGGAAGAGATAGAACAGGCGAGCATGAAAACGATTGCCGCGGAAATGGACCCGTGGCGGGGGCCCGGGGAGAACTTGCCCGTGGTCATGCGCGTCATCCATACGACCGCCGATTTCGAGTTCCAGAAGAACCTGCGCTTCACGCCGGGCGTGGTCGGGCGCGCCCGCGAAGCGCTCCGCGCCGGGACGACCATTGTCACCGACACGATGATGGCCGCCGCCGGCGTCAACAAAAAAGCCTGTCGAGCGCTGGGCGTGCAGGTCGCCTGCCGCATGTCGGACGCCGCCGTCCGCGAAGAAGCCGCGTCGCGCGGCGTCACCCGCGCCGTGGTGAGCATGGAGGCGGCCGTGCGCGAGACGCCGGAAGCCATTTTCGCTATCGGCAACGCGCCGACGGCGCTGATCCGACTCTGCGAGCTGATCGATGCGGGCGAGGCCCGTCCGGCGCTGGTCGTCGGCGTGCCCGTCGGTTTTGTCAATGTGATCGAGTCAAAGGAACGTCTGGCGCGCACCGCCGTGCCATCGATCGCCGCCATGGGACGCAAGGGAGGCTCCACCGTCGCCTCGGCGATCCTCAACGCGCTGCTCTATGGAATTACACGATAG